The following are from one region of the Hyla sarda isolate aHylSar1 chromosome 6, aHylSar1.hap1, whole genome shotgun sequence genome:
- the CMTM3 gene encoding CKLF-like MARVEL transmembrane domain-containing protein 3, with protein MECLLPVSGPETMPCLTGTLAPRGAEHCRLRFVHRMWAPAGQGLRLLTFTHAALFFLHVSALSQFPLPLFFPKTQTSYPAHSMDDPESGEHPPAQRSALSALIPGKEFLTSRKGQLLLAEWVVSLITFICYVASTAVGLMTVPLIEFLWALFTFFAYSTKLNEQLKGIFWPLLDFIRCVSAAIIYFVISLVAVSKYSCGASKAAAVLGFIATIVYAFDFYIIFNDLVEFLKKGDSADAEPQRRKSDDEDSSSTDSD; from the exons ATGGAGTGTCTTTTGCCCGTATCTGGCCCTGAGACCATGCCATGCCTGACTGGCACACTGGCACCCAGGGGAGCGGAGCACTGCAGATTGCGGTTTGTGCACAGGATGTGGGCTCCGGCAGGTCAGGGGTTAAGGCTGCTAACTTTCACACatgctgcacttttttttttgcacgtttCCGCGTTGTCACAGTTTCCGCTCCCCCTTTTCTTCCCAAAAACACAAACCTCCTACCCCGCACACAGCATGGATGACCCGGAGAGCGGCGAGCATCCCCCGGCACAGAGATCCGCCCTCAGCGCCCTCATCCCGGGCAAAGAGTTCCTGACATCGCGGAAAGGACAACTGCTGCTGGCTGAATGG GTGGTGTCATTGATCACCTTCATATGTTATGTGGCATCGACTGCTGTGGGGCTCATGACTGTTCCCCTCATAGAATTCCTCTGGGCCCTCTTTACATTCTTTGCTTACTCCACAAAACTAAATGAACAGCTGAAGGGAATTTTCTGGCCACTGCTG GACTTCATCCGTTGTGTCTCTGCTGCCATCATTTACTTTGTGATATCACTGGTGGCTGTATCCAAGTATTCCTGTGGAGCATCAAAAGCTGCTGCG GTGCTTGGATTTATTGCAACAATTGTCTATGCATTTGACTTCTACATTATCTTTAATGATCTGGTCGAATTCCTCAAGAAAGGAGATTCTGCAGATGCTGAACCTCAGCGACGGAAGTCAGATG ATGAAGATTCTTCATCTACAGACTCTGATTGA